The following proteins are co-located in the Alkalidesulfovibrio alkalitolerans DSM 16529 genome:
- a CDS encoding RNA polymerase sigma factor, which produces MDQPGNDRDDAWAVSRTLRGERDAFAVLVRRYQGPVFRLMLRFARDEHTARELAQDAFVRAFERLAAYDPKRRFFTWLYTLSLNLARDHARRTARQPLAQSDVERTCRADQRDPADSLHAARLLDALRDLPPKYGEALALRYIEDMPLDDVAAILGLSVSGAKMRVHRGLGLLRERYGEDLR; this is translated from the coding sequence ATGGATCAGCCGGGAAACGACAGAGACGACGCCTGGGCCGTGAGCCGCACGCTGCGCGGCGAGCGCGATGCCTTCGCCGTGCTCGTCCGGCGCTACCAGGGACCGGTGTTCCGGCTCATGCTGCGCTTCGCCCGCGACGAGCACACGGCCCGCGAACTGGCCCAAGACGCCTTTGTGCGGGCCTTCGAGCGTCTGGCGGCCTATGACCCCAAACGCCGCTTCTTCACTTGGCTCTACACCCTGTCCCTGAATCTGGCCCGCGACCATGCGCGGCGCACGGCGCGCCAGCCGCTCGCGCAGAGCGACGTCGAGCGGACCTGCCGCGCCGACCAGAGAGACCCGGCAGACAGCCTGCACGCGGCCCGGCTGCTCGACGCCCTGCGCGATCTGCCGCCCAAATACGGCGAGGCGCTAGCCCTGCGCTATATCGAGGACATGCCCCTCGACGACGTAGCCGCGATTCTCGGACTTTCCGTGAGCGGGGCGAAGATGCGCGTGCACCGGGGCCTGGGCCTCTTGCGCGAGCGCTATGGGGAGGACCTGCGATGA
- a CDS encoding glycoside hydrolase family 13, translating into MKTVQNTRNNDSDVRLAERLRTLANIGPGDDFTARVMERIAAKEPLPEPEPWPTRLMCWLMTPRMVSLRPLHGLTLAACLLLAVGGALRFGGIMTDVTPPEGRSPVRFVLAAPGAREVAVIGSFNGWNAAGWTMRHDAATGLWTLTAALPPGSHEYVFLLDGAVTLPDPTAAISADDGFGSRNSVLLVRTGNGATL; encoded by the coding sequence ATGAAAACCGTTCAAAACACCCGAAACAACGACTCCGACGTCCGGCTGGCCGAGCGGCTGCGTACGCTTGCCAACATCGGGCCGGGGGACGACTTCACGGCCCGGGTCATGGAGCGCATCGCGGCCAAAGAGCCGCTGCCCGAGCCCGAACCTTGGCCCACAAGGCTTATGTGCTGGCTCATGACGCCGCGCATGGTGAGCCTGCGGCCGCTTCACGGCCTGACCCTGGCGGCCTGCCTGCTCCTGGCCGTGGGCGGCGCTCTTCGCTTCGGCGGCATCATGACTGACGTAACGCCGCCCGAGGGACGCTCTCCCGTCAGGTTCGTGCTGGCCGCGCCCGGCGCGCGCGAGGTGGCCGTGATCGGCAGCTTCAACGGCTGGAATGCGGCCGGCTGGACCATGCGCCACGACGCGGCCACGGGGCTTTGGACCCTGACCGCCGCCCTGCCCCCAGGCAGCCACGAATACGTCTTTCTGCTCGACGGGGCTGTGACCCTGCCCGATCCCACCGCAGCCATCAGCGCCGACGATGGTTTCGGCAGCCGCAATTCCGTGCTTTTGGTGAGGACCGGCAATGGCGCGACGCTCTAG
- a CDS encoding tetratricopeptide repeat protein, with product MRIHAPLLLLFPLLLALSGCAMVEGQYYLNTKRYDDGRAAFATRLAEEPDDPGLNYYMARFELAEDKPEAALPFIEKAVRLAPGNAEYRFWEGVTWWALMEPDKERAAYEKALALDSRHLPASLYLGHNMLDRGENAAALELYDRVLRLDPYEPQALFNKAVALERLDRDEEMRAVMLRYLEWYPDGAMARQGTRMLNRLGDFTWRNHLLGLRTVTLRAIEFSPNSATLTEDSRASLAVVGSIMSVKQDLRLHVVAFAEGDPALARQRALAVRDYVARMHPKVAPERLTPSWFGEAETITVDGRSFTKGHSVAIFTKVE from the coding sequence ATGAGAATCCACGCCCCCTTGCTCCTCTTGTTCCCGCTGCTCCTGGCACTTTCGGGCTGCGCCATGGTCGAGGGGCAATACTATCTAAATACCAAGCGCTACGACGACGGCCGTGCGGCCTTTGCCACGCGGCTGGCCGAAGAACCCGACGATCCCGGCCTGAACTATTACATGGCGCGTTTCGAGTTGGCCGAGGACAAGCCGGAGGCTGCGCTGCCCTTCATCGAAAAGGCCGTGCGCCTCGCGCCGGGCAACGCAGAGTATCGTTTCTGGGAGGGTGTGACCTGGTGGGCACTGATGGAGCCGGACAAGGAACGAGCCGCCTACGAGAAAGCTCTGGCGCTCGATTCACGCCATCTGCCCGCTTCGCTCTATCTGGGACACAACATGCTCGATCGTGGCGAAAACGCTGCCGCGCTCGAACTGTACGACCGCGTGCTGCGCCTCGATCCGTATGAGCCGCAGGCCCTGTTCAACAAAGCCGTGGCTCTTGAGAGGCTGGACCGCGACGAGGAGATGCGCGCGGTGATGCTGCGCTATCTTGAATGGTATCCGGACGGGGCCATGGCCCGTCAGGGAACGCGGATGCTGAACCGCCTGGGAGACTTCACCTGGCGCAACCACCTGCTGGGTCTTAGAACCGTCACGCTCAGGGCAATCGAATTCAGCCCCAACAGCGCCACGCTCACCGAGGACTCGCGCGCCTCTCTGGCCGTGGTCGGCTCCATAATGTCCGTCAAGCAGGACCTGCGCCTGCATGTGGTCGCGTTCGCCGAGGGCGACCCCGCCCTTGCCCGGCAACGCGCCTTGGCGGTCCGGGACTATGTCGCCCGCATGCACCCCAAAGTCGCTCCGGAGCGGCTCACGCCGAGTTGGTTCGGTGAAGCCGAGACCATAACCGTTGACGGCCGGTCCTTCACCAAGGGCCACTCCGTCGCCATCTTCACCAAGGTCGAATGA